A window of Chitinophaga sp. MM2321 contains these coding sequences:
- a CDS encoding PA0069 family radical SAM protein, which produces MTLPFEEGAAENQYYKGRGAQLNPANKYLKEEYVQEHAEGIDEWWQADVPTQVFEEHAKTLVNKVESPDVGMWYSMNPYQGCEHGCIYCYARNAHQYWGLSAGLDFERKIIVKHNAPELLRKFLDNKNWVPKPISLSGNTDCYQPVERKMWLTRQLLEVALEYKQPIGIITKNSLVLRDRYLLQQLAQDKLVCVYVSITTMQEDLRLKMEPRTTTAAQRFKVVKELSDLGIPVGVMTAPMIPGLNDHEMPRILETAAANGAKYAGYTVVRLNDAVKIIFNDWLYKNFPDRADKVWHLIESMHGGQVNDSEFGRRMRGEGNIADLIKQQFRIHTKKNGMNQERFEFNTGAFKRPTSQLSLF; this is translated from the coding sequence ATGACTTTGCCGTTTGAGGAAGGTGCAGCTGAAAATCAATACTACAAAGGTCGTGGTGCGCAATTGAATCCCGCTAATAAGTACCTGAAGGAGGAGTATGTGCAGGAGCATGCGGAAGGTATTGATGAATGGTGGCAGGCGGATGTGCCTACGCAGGTATTTGAGGAGCATGCCAAAACCCTGGTGAATAAGGTGGAGAGTCCGGATGTGGGGATGTGGTATTCCATGAATCCTTACCAGGGCTGTGAGCATGGCTGTATTTATTGTTATGCCCGCAATGCGCACCAGTACTGGGGACTGAGCGCAGGACTGGATTTTGAACGGAAGATCATTGTAAAACACAATGCACCGGAGTTGCTCCGGAAGTTCCTGGATAATAAGAACTGGGTACCCAAGCCGATTTCGTTGTCGGGGAATACGGACTGTTATCAGCCGGTGGAGCGGAAGATGTGGCTTACCCGGCAATTGCTGGAGGTGGCGCTGGAATACAAACAACCTATAGGTATCATTACAAAAAACTCGCTGGTACTGAGGGATCGTTATCTGCTGCAGCAGCTGGCGCAGGATAAGCTGGTTTGTGTGTATGTGTCTATCACTACTATGCAGGAAGACCTGCGGTTGAAGATGGAGCCACGCACTACTACCGCAGCGCAGCGTTTCAAAGTGGTGAAGGAGTTAAGCGATCTTGGTATACCCGTAGGTGTTATGACGGCGCCGATGATTCCCGGTCTGAACGACCATGAGATGCCCCGGATCCTTGAAACAGCAGCGGCCAACGGCGCTAAGTACGCAGGCTACACGGTGGTTCGTTTGAATGATGCCGTGAAAATAATTTTCAATGACTGGCTGTATAAAAACTTCCCGGACAGGGCGGATAAGGTATGGCATCTTATTGAAAGCATGCATGGTGGCCAGGTTAATGACAGTGAATTTGGCCGGCGGATGCGGGGAGAAGGCAATATCGCAGATCTGATCAAACAGCAGTTCCGTATTCACACAAAAAAGAACGGGATGAACCAGGAACGCTTCGAATTCAATACTGGCGCGTTCAAACGGCCTACGAGTCAACTCAGTTTATTCTGA
- a CDS encoding MutS-related protein: MEPVNTHQIYQQRINDFQQAINKEKKLAAALSWARLISFLIIVAGGVLFFRKEGNAMWLLLAGVALIAFIYLLVRYQKSENKLQLLKTLLNLNEKELQQATTWKPAFEDGSEFINDQHDFSSDLDVFGPASIFQFVNRTGTLSGKNRLAAMFRNPMQEVTAINHTQEALKVLAPEVEFRQLLTANAMLAKEEESDRKEINLWLDMPFHFLHNKLMNVAIWLCPLLVLATLVFYILKGHYYPFIGVIIINWLLLGSIQKKVMAQYSLMSHKEQILEKFSILLHLIRTGSFGQSVLLRQQQETAREADVALHQLSRIGAAFDQRLNLLVGILLNSVMLYDLRCILRLERWKVRHKEGANRWFEVIEQLEVWNSFATFAFNHPQYTYPQPQEAVMALEATALGHPLIPTGESVKNDGTIGSQASFLIITGSNMSGKSTFLRSVGSNLLLAMCGAPVCAESFVFSPVRLMTSMRIKDSIASHTSYFQAELLRLQHIIQQLKTGERVFILLDEILKGTNSEDKLSGSRSLIERFLQYNCLGMIATHDLELGHLEDAYPARIKNYCFESTIQQDHLFFDYRIREGIARNKNATFLMKQMDII, translated from the coding sequence ATGGAGCCCGTCAATACCCACCAGATCTATCAGCAGCGGATAAATGATTTTCAGCAGGCCATCAATAAGGAGAAGAAGTTGGCAGCGGCTTTGTCATGGGCACGGCTGATCAGTTTTCTTATCATAGTAGCCGGCGGTGTGCTGTTCTTCCGCAAGGAGGGGAACGCTATGTGGTTACTGCTTGCGGGCGTGGCGTTAATAGCATTTATTTATCTCCTGGTGCGTTATCAAAAATCAGAGAACAAACTACAATTGCTCAAAACCCTGCTGAACCTGAATGAGAAAGAGCTGCAACAGGCAACTACGTGGAAGCCGGCATTTGAAGACGGAAGCGAATTTATAAATGATCAACATGATTTCAGCAGTGACCTGGATGTATTCGGGCCTGCTTCTATTTTTCAGTTTGTTAACCGCACAGGTACTTTATCCGGCAAAAACAGGCTGGCGGCCATGTTCCGCAACCCTATGCAGGAGGTGACTGCCATCAATCATACGCAGGAGGCGCTGAAAGTACTGGCACCCGAAGTGGAGTTCAGGCAGTTGCTGACCGCCAATGCCATGCTGGCAAAAGAAGAGGAGAGTGACCGGAAAGAAATCAATCTTTGGCTGGACATGCCTTTTCATTTTCTGCATAATAAGCTGATGAATGTGGCCATCTGGCTCTGTCCCTTGTTGGTATTGGCAACATTGGTGTTTTATATCCTGAAAGGACATTACTATCCCTTTATAGGGGTGATCATCATCAATTGGTTGCTGCTGGGAAGTATACAGAAAAAGGTCATGGCCCAATACAGCCTTATGTCGCACAAGGAGCAGATTTTGGAGAAGTTTTCTATCCTGCTGCACCTTATTAGAACCGGGTCTTTCGGGCAGTCGGTATTATTGCGGCAGCAACAGGAAACCGCCCGGGAGGCAGATGTGGCATTGCATCAATTATCCCGCATAGGTGCCGCTTTTGATCAACGTTTAAATTTGTTGGTAGGCATACTGCTCAATAGCGTCATGTTATACGATCTGCGTTGCATTCTGCGGCTGGAACGGTGGAAAGTCCGTCATAAAGAAGGGGCAAACCGTTGGTTTGAGGTAATAGAGCAGCTGGAAGTATGGAATAGCTTTGCCACTTTCGCGTTTAATCATCCGCAGTATACTTACCCGCAACCGCAGGAAGCGGTGATGGCGCTGGAAGCCACTGCATTGGGGCATCCGTTGATACCAACAGGCGAGTCGGTGAAAAATGATGGTACTATTGGCAGCCAGGCCAGTTTCCTGATCATTACAGGGTCTAATATGTCGGGTAAGAGTACTTTCCTGCGTAGCGTTGGTTCCAACCTGCTGCTGGCCATGTGTGGCGCGCCGGTATGTGCGGAAAGCTTTGTTTTCAGCCCGGTACGCCTGATGACTTCTATGCGGATCAAAGATTCTATTGCCAGTCATACTTCCTATTTTCAGGCGGAGCTGCTGCGGTTGCAGCATATTATTCAACAATTAAAAACCGGTGAACGCGTATTTATTTTGCTCGATGAAATTCTGAAGGGCACCAATTCAGAAGATAAACTCTCCGGTTCCCGCAGTCTTATAGAGCGTTTCCTGCAATATAACTGCCTGGGGATGATAGCTACGCATGACCTGGAATTAGGTCACCTTGAAGATGCATATCCGGCCCGGATTAAAAACTATTGCTTTGAAAGCACCATTCAGCAGGATCACCTTTTCTTCGATTACCGCATCCGTGAAGGTATAGCACGGAACAAGAATGCGACCTTCCTGATGAAACAGATGGATATCATTTAA
- a CDS encoding DinB family protein, with product MRNVIQVVREALLTNFKELDNWFEKDQALLHFKPDRDQWNIREVLEHITLTNYFLLLIINKSTRRALDRKRNGHTVILQADYEDKFNQIDVIGSKSFGWVRPEHMEPTGLKNIQEVKALLKQQYAQCMYNLSLLKNGEGVLVFTNMSVNHLGKLDIYQYIYFLTKHIERHIRQMKRLEKEFEESAVLT from the coding sequence ATGAGAAACGTTATTCAAGTTGTAAGAGAGGCTTTACTCACAAACTTTAAGGAGTTAGACAATTGGTTTGAAAAAGACCAGGCATTACTGCATTTCAAACCAGACCGTGATCAATGGAACATCAGGGAAGTGTTGGAGCATATTACGCTCACCAACTATTTCCTGCTCCTGATCATTAATAAGAGCACACGTCGTGCGCTGGATCGTAAAAGGAATGGCCATACCGTGATACTTCAGGCAGATTATGAAGATAAATTTAACCAGATTGATGTCATTGGTAGTAAGTCTTTCGGCTGGGTAAGACCTGAACATATGGAACCTACCGGCCTTAAAAATATACAGGAAGTGAAAGCATTGCTGAAACAACAGTATGCACAGTGCATGTATAACCTGTCTTTGCTCAAAAACGGCGAAGGAGTACTGGTATTTACCAATATGTCCGTAAATCATTTGGGCAAGCTGGATATCTATCAGTACATCTACTTCCTGACGAAACATATTGAACGTCATATCCGGCAGATGAAACGGCTGGAGAAGGAGTTTGAAGAGAGCGCGGTCTTAACCTGA
- a CDS encoding sterol desaturase family protein, translating into MHLNYLALAVPFFLTFIGLEYLVSRRRGKRYFKFNDSITNISIGIAERLLDTFTVGLFYFVYDYLYQHYAIFDIKSSVLLWVTLLFCTDFVWYWYHRLAHEVTIFWCAHVVHHQSDEFNYTVSARITVFQAFIRTGFWAVLPVIGFPPAMITSMLLVHGLYPFFIHTRTIGKLGILEYILVTPSHHRVHHASNPKYLDKNYGDVFIIWDKLFGTFQQEEEEPVYGLTKPLESNSFLWQHFHFILEMLYSARAAKGWRNRLRVIFGKPDNVDPAARGILEEKFLLRDRSITETPKLNSYVVWQIATTLTLLFSFLLLEHYVPVFIQVCVTLLILLTLINCGAIMEQKKWVFYLEHARFLVLSLALYYCWPQPALPFVAALILTTAIYFETRLKERYFRLVYGYTRT; encoded by the coding sequence GTGCATTTAAACTATCTGGCATTGGCAGTTCCTTTTTTCCTGACTTTCATAGGTCTGGAATACCTGGTATCACGTAGAAGGGGCAAGCGTTATTTCAAGTTTAATGATTCAATTACCAACATTAGTATAGGTATAGCGGAAAGGTTGCTGGATACATTTACCGTAGGACTATTTTATTTTGTTTATGATTATCTGTACCAGCATTATGCCATTTTTGATATTAAATCCAGTGTGTTATTATGGGTAACGTTATTGTTCTGCACTGATTTTGTGTGGTACTGGTATCACCGGTTGGCGCATGAAGTAACGATATTCTGGTGTGCGCATGTGGTGCATCACCAGAGCGATGAGTTTAATTACACGGTATCTGCACGTATCACCGTTTTCCAGGCATTTATCCGCACCGGTTTTTGGGCGGTATTGCCTGTTATCGGGTTTCCGCCGGCTATGATCACGAGCATGTTGCTGGTGCATGGGTTGTATCCTTTTTTTATACATACACGTACAATAGGAAAGCTGGGCATCCTGGAATATATATTGGTGACCCCTTCGCATCACCGGGTGCATCATGCCAGCAATCCGAAATATCTAGATAAAAATTATGGAGATGTTTTTATTATCTGGGATAAACTGTTTGGCACTTTTCAGCAGGAAGAAGAAGAGCCGGTGTATGGTTTGACGAAGCCGTTAGAGAGCAACAGTTTTTTGTGGCAGCATTTTCATTTTATCCTGGAGATGTTGTATTCCGCCCGTGCAGCCAAAGGCTGGCGGAACAGGCTGCGGGTGATTTTTGGTAAGCCGGATAATGTAGACCCGGCTGCGCGGGGTATCCTGGAAGAAAAGTTTTTACTGCGGGACAGGAGTATCACGGAAACGCCTAAACTGAATAGCTATGTTGTGTGGCAGATAGCTACTACCCTCACTTTATTGTTTTCTTTTTTATTGCTGGAGCATTATGTGCCGGTGTTTATCCAGGTATGTGTTACGTTACTGATCCTGCTGACGCTTATTAACTGTGGCGCTATCATGGAGCAAAAGAAATGGGTGTTTTACCTGGAGCATGCCCGTTTCCTGGTGTTGAGCCTGGCGCTGTATTATTGCTGGCCGCAGCCGGCTTTGCCGTTTGTGGCAGCGTTGATTCTCACAACAGCTATTTATTTCGAGACGCGGCTCAAGGAGCGTTATTTCCGGCTGGTGTACGGCTATACACGCACGTAG
- a CDS encoding AAA family ATPase yields the protein MKEILNNNIDIKDGEHFDPKGVYTIHFNRIPNINNIYDIDGDKAATVFAKEFEALITNTYHYTDYDNKKKKYKHNQTLVVLNNDCVIAFWQSWCEILHNGTDIDFVNKVTETVTRFKEKQRREPHEINLITSGRKGLELKSLEIKQTKLDIGMFYEDDFREIDKVIQQRLKKDKDKGIVLLHGLPGTGKTTYLRYLIGRIKKRVLFVSPDLANNIMNPEFMELLIDNPNCVVIIEDAENVIMDRKFSGNSSVSNLLNLSDGLLADCLNIQLVCSFNSDLSAIDNALLRKGRLIAKYEFKRLSVDKAQQLSKHMGFDTIVSRPMTIAEIANQHEPSFESRQHVIGFRREVLEEIA from the coding sequence ATGAAAGAGATACTTAATAATAACATTGATATTAAAGATGGAGAGCATTTTGATCCAAAAGGGGTGTATACCATTCACTTTAACAGGATTCCCAATATCAATAATATTTACGACATAGATGGTGATAAAGCAGCAACGGTTTTTGCAAAAGAGTTTGAAGCGTTGATCACCAATACTTATCACTATACTGATTATGATAACAAGAAAAAGAAATACAAACATAATCAGACACTGGTGGTATTGAACAACGATTGTGTGATTGCTTTCTGGCAATCATGGTGTGAGATCCTCCACAATGGAACGGATATTGATTTTGTGAATAAGGTAACGGAAACGGTTACACGTTTCAAAGAAAAGCAACGCCGTGAGCCACATGAAATCAACCTGATCACCAGCGGCCGCAAAGGACTGGAACTGAAAAGCCTGGAAATAAAACAGACAAAGCTAGACATTGGCATGTTCTATGAGGATGATTTTAGGGAGATAGATAAAGTAATACAGCAGCGACTAAAGAAGGACAAAGACAAAGGCATTGTATTATTGCATGGCTTACCGGGAACGGGCAAAACAACCTACCTGCGCTATCTCATCGGAAGGATTAAGAAGCGGGTACTGTTTGTATCACCTGATCTTGCCAACAACATTATGAATCCTGAGTTCATGGAGTTGCTCATCGATAATCCAAACTGTGTGGTGATCATTGAAGATGCGGAGAATGTAATTATGGACAGAAAATTTTCCGGTAATTCATCCGTATCCAACCTGCTTAATTTATCTGACGGGTTGCTGGCTGATTGTCTGAATATTCAACTGGTGTGTTCATTCAACAGTGATCTTTCTGCTATTGATAATGCGCTGTTGCGCAAGGGCAGGCTGATTGCCAAGTATGAATTCAAAAGACTGTCCGTGGACAAGGCACAGCAGTTATCAAAACACATGGGATTTGATACGATAGTCAGCAGACCCATGACCATTGCAGAAATTGCCAACCAGCATGAACCTTCTTTTGAAAGCAGGCAACATGTGATTGGTTTCAGAAGAGAAGTGTTGGAAGAGATTGCCTAG